The Streptomyces griseiscabiei genomic sequence CAGCCCGAGCCGCCGGGCCAGCTCCCCGCAGACGACCTCCGCGACCAGCGTCTTGCGGCCCTGTCCGGCGCCCGCGAACTTCAGGACGTACGTGCCGCGGTCGTCGGCCTCGACGAGACCGGGCAGCGAACCGCCTTCCCGCAGTGGGGTGATGTAGCGGGTCGCGGCGACACTTCTCAGCATGTCCTCAGGTCACCCATTCATCCACCTTGCGATCCACGCCCCTTGCCTCCGGCCTCCGGCATGAAGTGAGCATAGTAACCGGGGGTGATCATCGGCGAAGGCCGATCGAGCGTGGAGGGCGAGCTCAGCGGGTGCGGGAATCCGGGCGGAAGCGGGCGCGGAAGGCCGCCGGTGTGGTGCCGGTGCGCTGGGCGAAGTACTTGACGAAGTTGCTGGCGTCGAGGAAGCCGAGCCGGGCGGCGATGTGGGCCACGGATGCGTCGCCGTGGGCAAGGAGTCTCTTGGCTTCCAGGACGACGCGGCGGTCGATGAACTCCTTGGCTCCGACGCCGGCGGCGTCGAGCGCGGCCCGGGTCAGCGTGCGCGGCGCGTAGCCGAGGGCGCGGGCGTAGTGTCCGACGTCCCTGGCCAGGGCGTAGTCCTTCTCCACGGCGGAGCGGAACCGCTGGAAGGTGTCCGCGTGCTCGCCGGTCGTGGTCCCCACCGGTGTGATCAGGTGGGTCAGACGCAGCAGGAGCACGGCGAGCAGGCGCTGGAGGACGGCCGAGCGGGTGTGGTCGGGCAGGCCGCCGGTGCGGTACTCGTGGGCCAGATGTGCGAGGGCGTGGCGCAGGGCGTCGGCGTCCTCGCCGGCGACCTGCCACAGAGTGCGGCCGAACGGGTCGTTGAGGTGTGTCTCGGCCGCGGTGGCGGAGTCGAGCACGTCGGACCGGAACAGCAGCAGGGTGCCGGAGGCCGTGCGCAGGTCGCCGAAGCGCTGCACCTGTCCGGGCCGCACCCACAGCCATGTGCCGTCGGTGAGGGCGTAGTCGGCGAAGTCGGCCATGTGCCAGAGCGGCCCTCGGTCCACGGCGAGCAGCAGGTGGAAGTCCGGACGCTGGGGGTGTCCGGTCCCCTCGGCGTCCCGGGCGCCCCGGGTGCCGCCGCGGCGGCGCATGCGCTCACGCAGCTCGGTGATCGTCATCACCTCGATCCCGGCCGCGGCGGCCGGCGGTGGATCGTAGGGGACTTCCTGGATCTCGTCGTGTCCGTTTTTCACCACGACCGGACCTCGCTTCACCTGGGCGCCGTGTTCCGATTCTCCTAGTGTTCGAAGTCAGGCGCGGGACGCGGCGGCGGGGACGCGGTCACTCGGCTGAGATCGATGACTGACTTCTACCATGGAGGTTCGG encodes the following:
- a CDS encoding AraC family transcriptional regulator; this encodes MKNGHDEIQEVPYDPPPAAAAGIEVMTITELRERMRRRGGTRGARDAEGTGHPQRPDFHLLLAVDRGPLWHMADFADYALTDGTWLWVRPGQVQRFGDLRTASGTLLLFRSDVLDSATAAETHLNDPFGRTLWQVAGEDADALRHALAHLAHEYRTGGLPDHTRSAVLQRLLAVLLLRLTHLITPVGTTTGEHADTFQRFRSAVEKDYALARDVGHYARALGYAPRTLTRAALDAAGVGAKEFIDRRVVLEAKRLLAHGDASVAHIAARLGFLDASNFVKYFAQRTGTTPAAFRARFRPDSRTR